The genomic window CCGACGGGTCGTCGAGGTCGAGGTGCTCAGTCGAGGCGGAGTAGCTGTATCCGTTCTCCGTGACGGTGAGGGTCACGATGCGGATGGCCGGATCGGCGATGTGCGCAACGACCCGCTCGGGCTGGTCGGCCGCGACGAAGGCATCGCTGTGCACGCCGGGGATCGCGAGCGTCGTGCCGGCGGGGGAGATGGTGGCGACGGAGTAGAGGAAATCCTGCGCGCGCAGCGCCTCGACGACCGTGCGGGAGCGGGAGGCGACCCCCACGATTCCCCAGCTGCCGCCCTCCTTCTGCAGGGCAGCGGCGGTGTACATCGCCTGGTGCGCCCGGTGGAAGCTGCCGAGACCGAGATGGAGGATGCCGGCGCCCGCGGGGTTGACCAGCGGAGCGGTGGCCGCAGGGGTGGTGCGGCTCAGCATCCGGAGATCGGCGTTGATCGTCATGAAAAACAGTGTGAATCAGTTGTACAAACTTGTCAAGCTGTTTCAGTGATGGCGCGATGTCCTAGGATTGCGGCGAGGCGGGGGGTGAACGTGGCAGCGACACTGACGGACGTGGCACGCCGCGCGGGGGTGTCGATCGCCACCGCGTCGCGTGCGTTCGGCGAGCCGGAGCGCCTCGCTGCCGCCACGCGCGAGCGCGTCATGGAGGCAGCGGCCGACCTCGGCTATGCCAACCCGCAGGCGGGCACCGCCACCCGCACGTTCGGCGTGATCGTGCCGGACGTGGCCAACCCCGTCTACGGCAAGCTTCTCAAGGCCATCGAGAGCCAGGCGTGGCACGGACGCCACCGCATCGTGCTGTTCGACGCCGATGAGGACCTCCGCCGCGAGCGCGAGCAGATCGAACAGGCTCGTCGGCTCGACGGCATGCTGCTGTGTTCGCCCCGCCTGCCCGACGCCGAGGTCATCGCCCTCATCGGCACCAGCCCTGCAGTCATCATCAATCGGCAGATCGACGGCGTCCCCTGCGTGATCATGGACGCCGTGCACGGTCCCAGTCAGGCCATCGAGCACCTCGTCGCCCTCGGGCACGAGCACATCGCCTACGCCTCGGGCCCGCAAGGGTCATGGGCCGACGCCCGCCGTTTCGACACCATCGCCGCGGCGTGCGAACACCACGGCATCCGTCTCACCCGCCTCAGCCACCACGCCGCGTCGATTCAGGGCGGGCGCGCCGCTGCCGCACTCGCGGCAGCGAGCGGGGCCACGGCCGTCGTCGCATACAACGACCTCGTCGCCCTGGGGCTCGAGGCGGGGATGCTGGAACTGGGGCGCTCCTGCCCCGACGACATCAGCCTCGTGGGCATCGACGACATCGACCTCGCCGGGGCGGTCACCCCGGCACTCACCACGGTGCAGATGCCCATCGAGCGCAGCGGCGCCCTCGCCGTCGACCTGCTGCTGCAGGCGATCGCCGGCACCGTGATCGGCGACGTCGTGACGCTCGGCTCGCAGCTGATCGTCCGGGCGTCGACCGGGGTTGCGCGGGCAGCCTAGCGCGCGTCTCCGCGCTGGGCGGTTATGCGGGTGAAATCGCTGCGGTGTCGGGGGCCCGTGAGAGAGTCGGCCCCATGACATCGAGGGTGCTTGTCAGCGAAGCCAATCGGGAGCGCAACCGGCCGTGGAGCGTATTGGGCGTTCCTTCCAGCGCGGCCGCCCACTGGGCCGGGCTGGACAAGGGCCCGGGTGCCCTGCGCTCGGCCGGGCTGATGGAGGCGCTCCACCGGGGACCAGTCGCGGTGCGGGACTGCGGTGACCAACCGGAGGCCCTGTGGGCACCCCTTCGCCAGGCCGACAGGCCGAACAATGCCGACGCGGTGCTCGAGGTGCTGGTGAACGCGCGTACTCGTATTGTCGAGCTTCTGGAGGAAGGCGCGCGACCTCTCATCATCGGAGGGGAGTGCACACTCGCCATCGCGATGGTGAGTGCGTTCGTCACTGCGGGGCGCGATGTCGGGATGATCTGGGTTGACGGCGGGCAGGATCTCGCAATCCCTGCCGATCACCCCGACGAACCCATCCTCGACTCCATGGGAGTCG from Microbacterium sp. zg-Y625 includes these protein-coding regions:
- a CDS encoding arginase family protein; its protein translation is MTSRVLVSEANRERNRPWSVLGVPSSAAAHWAGLDKGPGALRSAGLMEALHRGPVAVRDCGDQPEALWAPLRQADRPNNADAVLEVLVNARTRIVELLEEGARPLIIGGECTLAIAMVSAFVTAGRDVGMIWVDGGQDLAIPADHPDEPILDSMGVAHMLDLPGTDDAIAGIGPRRPLLRDSDVVFLGLTDDEEDVHGQVGSVRIPGSIVSADPAAAARRAIAGLSNDHVVVHIDVDVLDFLQVPAADVPSYGRGLSLRDLTELLRVLLQEPRCAGALLVEYNPDHDPERVAAKALVSMLQAALA
- a CDS encoding LacI family DNA-binding transcriptional regulator, producing MARRAGVSIATASRAFGEPERLAAATRERVMEAAADLGYANPQAGTATRTFGVIVPDVANPVYGKLLKAIESQAWHGRHRIVLFDADEDLRREREQIEQARRLDGMLLCSPRLPDAEVIALIGTSPAVIINRQIDGVPCVIMDAVHGPSQAIEHLVALGHEHIAYASGPQGSWADARRFDTIAAACEHHGIRLTRLSHHAASIQGGRAAAALAAASGATAVVAYNDLVALGLEAGMLELGRSCPDDISLVGIDDIDLAGAVTPALTTVQMPIERSGALAVDLLLQAIAGTVIGDVVTLGSQLIVRASTGVARAA